atcccaTTTGTcgtttaatgaaattaattaaggaAACAAAATTGTCGTATAAAAATATCTGTAGTGTGTggctattttttttatatatatatatatattataatatgaAGAATATTGTGTTTTTATGGACATTTGTTAGTtattccttttaaaaaaaatatattgattaTTCAATATATGAGACAAATATATCCagctaaaaataataaattttattttatttttggaacATGCGTCTAAATTATAAGCAGTTTAAACGTCGAGCTTGTTTTGGAAAACCTAATCATTTTATTTGAGACAAAATACATTATCATTCAACCTCACCAATATCTATATCTAGAAATTAACTACTAATTACACACATTAAACACTACTAGGCCTTGTATATATTCATTGCTGTTGGTGCCATACAGCTGATCAACTCATCAATCTATAATTATTATCATACATCAACTAATTCaatgataaaaatttaattaaattgaatttcaaataataatgtgtaattaaattttcattaatattAGATATTTATGAAGAAGAGGGCCGGGAGCCAATTGTGTAAActtgttagattttttttaattgtggGATTACACTGTGGGCATACAAAACTAAAATACATTATTGTTTGATTATTATTACTGGGATCAAGAGGTGGGGCCTGGGTATAGCCAATGGTAAAGAAGAAACTAAGTATATGAAATGTGATCATAAAGTGTATTAGATAATTATGAAGTAGTACGTAGTAGGTAGGGAAGGAATTTGGGTTTAGCGTAGGGTGCAAGAAAGATACAAAacttatatatagaaaaaataaaaggcaaTGAAGAAAAGATAGggatgcaaaaaaaaaaaaaaaaaggtggaaGAATAAAACGTTAATTGATTTGGAAATTAACCCAAAGACCTAACATTAAGTTAGAAATGATTGATACAATAATACAAACAACTTAACAAATTAACATAGAGATATGAATTAAGAGAGGCCCCACCGGACATGGGTTTCTTCTAAGGCCTCTCTTTTGTAGGTTACGATTACGATGGGGATGGACGTATGAGATCCACTACTACAAATAacacataattaataataacacTCCTACTATACTAtactatactatagactatacTAATTAGTGAACTAAACTGACTAAAACTTAAGAACGACCACAATTGATTGATGAGCGCGGGTGCAATAGATCAGATGGAATAATTAGTTAGTTATGATGTCTTggtctttcttcttttggatATTGTCGATGACAGCTTCAACCACCGCGTCCACCACGTCCATGTTTGGCTGAAGAACCGTGACGGGCACGGGGTTTAGTTCTGTGCAAACCATGGTCCCAAGTTTGACTGCATCGATTATTTGTTCCGACAATTCGTGAAGCTGCGGGGGTGCTGCTGCCTTAGCTGCACCCAGCTCGTCCTTGACTGGGATCCGGCTTTTGTTTCCAATATTCTTCACAATTACGTACAAGATCATCTGAATTATGCCAAACACGAACCCAACCACGTTTGGTAGAGCAATGTAATAGTCTTTGAGAAGAAGGCCATAAAAGAACCACATGACTGCATTGAGAGTGAGAAAGAATGAGAGTGCAAAAGGCATATATTCCACGCTCTTCGTCTTTATCACTTTTCCCTGCACGTGCAGATATATAtctattattaattaattatattattccaTAAGCTaagattaattaatatataattatacatTAGAAGAAGGAGgaatgattattattaattacCATGATGAGAAGGGGTGCAGCAAAGACACTGAGATTGAAGACCAAGCAAATCCACCCAAGAACTTTGAGACGTTTTTCTCCTTTAGCTAAGACGAGAGTCAAAGCCAGCATCAACCCGAACCCCAACACattcaacaaaaatataacCTTAGCCGTTTGGAACTGCATGCATGCATGGCACATGGCCAAATTAAATTAGTACCAATGAATCCATAATATGAAatgaaattgaatttaaaatcataattaatGATGATAAGATGTATGATATTTGAGTACACTATAATTAAGTTAAAACTTACCCTTAACTTAGTTGGGGCGTAGATAATAAAGAGAAGAATGTAAAGAGACTCAATGACGCAGCCAAAGGAGTTGATGGTAATGAGAAAGGTTGCGTTTGTTTTGAGAAGAGCATAGTAAATCCAAAGCATAGCACTGAATAGCGCAACCACATAAGGAACAGACTGATAACCTTCCGCCGACTTCTTCTTGTATATCTTGTAAAATGTTGGCCTGTTCATgcaatatttaatatatatcaaaataaaattaaagctATATATCTGAATTCTGATGAGAGTAAGTTTGGGTGTGCTTACAATGGAGCTAGGAACACCATAAAAGAGATAATGTTGCCTGCATATAACATAATAAATATCCCCAGTTAGAttaacgaacaatttcaacagTAACAGATGCATATATACATGATGATACAATGCATGGTGAGGGTTTTACGTAAAAGGGATGGGATGCATATATGATGAGCAAATTATAATTAAAGGAGAGATAATTTGGAATTAATTAGAGTGTGGGTGGGTATATGGGTATAGAAAGTGAGAATACCTAAAAGGCCAAAGACAAAAGCAAGAGTTTGGGGACTGATGGCCATTGGCTAGTTAAGTATGTAGGTTGAGGACGATCTCTCTGAAGTAAGAGTTGATGGAAGGGTTAGCAGTGAAAATAATGGTGAGGGAAGAGAGGGTTTTTATAGTTGAACAAAAGAGTTTAATTTGAGTGCCATCTAATGTCTAGTGGGGTGAGAATGTGAGACGACACTAACCTTCCCCCaaacacttttctttttttcttttttctttttttttttacttaatattaattaattaaataaattaagccTAATTAACCCTACAATTATCCCTCCTTTCCAGTTGTTCAATACCAGACTTGGTATTTTAACAAAGTCGCCACATCATCTTTTTAGACCATCTATCTATTTATGTCGTCTCTACATTTTTCATTATGAAAACTTCTCTTGTCTTCCCTAAttataattaatcaattaaattaaataattaataatgtgTATGTATAAGCTAGGTAATGTGATTAAGCCTTGATAGCAATGGTTAGTTATTTGTGGGAGTATAGTATGAAGGGTACATCCACAAATAAGTCCATATCCCCCACCCATTCTTTCTTTCTGATGTGTCACCCACCAAATGGATTATATTTTAAGCCCTCCAACTCATATATATACTTTGGAAACTCAATTTAAACCAAAATACCATATTGTAATATTACAAATAATAATACCCCAGAAATacatttatctttttaattggTTACAGCTAGCTCTCTCTATAGCCATATACCTCCGATGAACAAAAACAGAAATTCTCTCATCATATTCATATACCCACAAAACAATAACATATAGTATATGTGTTTGTTTGACCAATGGAAAAGCGGGGCCGGGTGTGTGATTGAGAGAGTTGTTTGGTTTTGGATTATGGAAAGATAAATTTGTTGATAACATTGGGATTAAATGGGGAAATGTTGCTAATAATGTGTATGAGAAGCACTAGCGGAGAGATGAGAGTCCGTTACAAGCAAACCCCCCtattataaagtttttttgtatTTGGAAATTAATTcgctttaatttaatttttatatatatattcattttgattagCTGACTTGAATTGTGTATGATTGGGAACACCACTTAATTAACTACTCTACTAATTACTGAATTggaatcataataataattctaattTTACTGGAAGGgaattatttcaaaaaaaaaaaaaggaaagaaagaaagaaagaaagaagggggtgagtagatattttaaaaagagagaaatatatatatatatatatgtatgtatgtatatatatatggccACTTGCTCAACTTGGGGGAGTTCGCATCTTTGATTGATCCAACAAGATTTACCCAGAGATTCTGTTGGAAGGGGCTTTTGATGTGTAATCGCACTTCATGGTGCTCATCCCCATCACATTTTTAACCCAATCAGACGGTGCAAAACCAATTTCCCAACCCCTACCCCTCATCATTATCATCATATTCTTGTACTCAAATTACATATTCTAATTCTTTTTAACTCTTACCCCCTCCAAAAATCCTTACCTTTCTACTCCTAGTTGACTTCTTAACATAGTTATATACTCCCCCTCTACTTtcctcttttgtttttctttctttctttttttttttacattccatacatcatcatcatcatcattattattccATTAATTCTCACGTGCCCCCATTCATATATTTACCTCtctaattattaattaacaAACAACTCAAATTTTAACACTTCTTCTCCCAGTCAACTTTCATTATTCTATTATTAGCTATAAACATATTCGAGCTATTATGTATGTATATAGTAaatgatctttgtaatttactttaaattaaaattcaCAAATGACGCCAAACTTCAAATTGGatgattattgttattattattggtgTGTGTGTTGTGGAATATAATATATAAGGGAGGGTGCAGTAATATTATTGATTCTAAACCACACAAATTTAGGCTTTTAAATAAGTACGTGATGAATGTAATGACTTATGGGAAGAACATAATAGATAGATGATGAAAAAAGAGTGAGGATTACCAGAGATTAGGTGCTCAATTACGGCAAAAATGGAGTTTGGCAAAAATTAATAATGGGGTGTTGCAGTacaaattccaaaaacaaacATCCTTTTTGCCAAATTGTGTTTTTAGTACTAATGGAGTTTGGAAGATTCCAGGGGGAAATTCAATGGCATTAACTCAAACAAGGGATATACAGCTAAGGCTACCAGTTTTGACATTGATTGGTTCAACGAATATTTCTAattcatctatatatatataattatatcactcactaatatatttatttctctttttccttcaactaaaacaaacaaaatttattaaatgcctCCTACCAAATTAATCATCCTATCTTTTTTCAATTTGTATGTACCTGATAGTACCCAACCCAATTTAATTAACTATATATTGATTtttgtttagaagaagaaaaagaaaaagaaaaagaaacaactatTGACCATATATTCTCCTTGTTGTTCCTTAGGCCAAGTCCccaaaattaaatctaaaaatgAAAACGTTGAAAAGTTGGTGGAACCATAACCATACCCATATTGCTGAATTTATCATTCTCTTTTTCTTAGGAAGAAAGACATACGTGTATTTTTCTTCCCTACCTACCTATTTTACTATTGATTTCAAGATATTATAATTTTTACTTGTTTCAAAAATTGCATTTTTAACCTTAAATTTTACTAGATATTCTCTTTTTGCATTTACTCTTTATTtgtaaatttaacaaaattgaaTTATACAAGTGATTGGTCCTACAATGATGAGGTGACTCTCCAAAAGAAGTTTAGTTATTTGGCTAATATTAGATAATTTACTTTTATGTTCCTCAAGTTAAACTTTTAAATCAGATGGAGATGTTAGATCAATATGGTCAAACTACAAGGGCTAATGACACCACTCACAGAATGGATCAAATGATCTGATCATCACATGGTGAGTGCCAATCCAATATAGGGTCGGTCGTGGAAGTTTAAAGAGTATATATGAAGACCTTGAAGGAAAAGATAATAAGTATATAAACTCCAACTTTGTAGCTGGTTTGGGTTTAATTATTACTAGCTTAGGTTTGATTGTCAGCACATTGGTACTGGATTTTGCTACCATGCAGGACAACCCTTGAAATCCTGATTATTACATATTCACTATTATTGATACCAAATTAATTTGGATATACCCAACAGCCTTTGTACGTTGGATGCATTTGATTTCAAATTGGCATTACTATTACTGGTGCTTTGGATGATGTCGTTAGCATTGGACTTGGTTGCATGGTTTGCATTTGGCCTTGACATTCAACTTGCATTGAACTCTTGCTTCTTTTTAGTCAAGTCTAGTCTAGTCCCTTAAGATGCTTTGAAGTTGATAGTGCGTAAGAGATTAGTTTTACACATTGATATCTAAATTCGTATAATGAGTGACTAATTCAACTAAATACATTAAGAATAAAGGTTAGATCTCTTTCTCTCGAAGTGGTTATTTATAAGTTTGTCATTATAAATATATGCCTTCAATTGTGTGTGGCACTCTTGGTGTCAACTTTCCTTGTGTTCAACATTGTAAGATGCATGTTTGGATttggttttgttatttttggATTGGTATATATTTATCGACTCAGTTTGATTAGTTCAAACCTTAAGGTATTgacattttctttttgaaacGCAAACTCACAATGTACTTTCTTTCAATACACTTTATGAACGTCATCAATCTCGTATGTGGGCTTTAGGCCTTTCCTAGGAcgcatgcatatatatatagaacATACATATAGGTACATGAAGTATTGCATCAAGCGTGGAATGTAATTAAATCAATGATTATAACCTGATAATTAATCATTAATATAACAGAATATTTAGTGCTCCTAATTAAGATACTTTCCCGAGGCTATAATTTATTAGTCAATGATCACAAAGGACAAGACAGAGAAAGGGTCTTTTAAGTTTAACTAATTTAATTCTTTATTCTACCACATTTGATCACCTATTCATTTACATTCTCTCAACTATTCATTTTAGTGAAAATGACCAACTCCTCTACAAATTTAGGTTCGCATGTCATCTTACAATAATTAGTTAACaagaaaattatatttaattaataaagtatatcaaattaattattctaGGTAGGTGTTAATATCGATTGGACCCATTCTctctaaatttttatttatttatttcatattATACCTATGAAAAGCTTATATATTGTTAACTAAACCAACAAGAATGGTCTATAGATCATAAGTATTGagttaattattaattttagtgGAATGTGTTAATGAGTTAGGCTCATTTTGACcaaatcactacaagaaatctggcctttaatgtcggtttaaaaccgacattaaaggcctttaatgtcacttggcgaccgacatctttgcgagcgttattaaagggctttaatgtcggttgggctttaatgtcggtttataaccgacattaaagacatctttaatgtcggttataaaccgacattaaaggccttcaatgtcggttataaaccgacatctttgaaggtgttattaaaggcctttaatgtcggttcatctttaatgtcggtggataaccgacattaaatatatctttaatgtcgcttatgatacatctttaatgtcgcttttccaccgacattaaagatgtctttaattttttttaaccgacattaaagctgtctttaatgtcgttttgaaaccgacattaacgatgtctttaatgtcgtttttttcaaatttatttttattaaatccttgcattattgtccattttgtatgacaccaaatagttaaaaatgaaatcttttacttgtacatatacaaaatgaaatcttaataatgtgtacatttatatacaacttggatccaaacacagaaattatgaagcttaattattacactgatcatcttttgaaaaaaaagaaagaaaaagaatatattgagagagcaataactaaaactgcaactaatagcaaactagaacgcttcacaaatgactaacttcaagatcttgtcacaaagatgagggtctggctaattgtactcacttgcaaccatttcttctattgcagtcatttgtttagtgataactccctgtaaaagacatcaagatggttgaattgataacTAACAATGTTAAGACCTAGTTGTTAgtagaaatatcaaaatatcaaaatgagGATGATATGATAGTTCCAAACAAAGGCAAGATTTTGTTAACTTCCCATGAACAAATTGTTATCAACTTTCTATTCATGCCTGATCGACGATTGACCTCCATTGACCTTTTTGCCCCTTCTTTGATATGTAACTTGAATTGGTAGCCAAACATATTCTACCCGTGGTATATGAATTAATGTAACTATCAAGTAACTACAACTCTACAAGTAACTACA
The sequence above is drawn from the Cucumis melo cultivar AY chromosome 2, USDA_Cmelo_AY_1.0, whole genome shotgun sequence genome and encodes:
- the LOC103502296 gene encoding bidirectional sugar transporter SWEET10-like, yielding MAISPQTLAFVFGLLGNIISFMVFLAPLPTFYKIYKKKSAEGYQSVPYVVALFSAMLWIYYALLKTNATFLITINSFGCVIESLYILLFIIYAPTKLRFQTAKVIFLLNVLGFGLMLALTLVLAKGEKRLKVLGWICLVFNLSVFAAPLLIMGKVIKTKSVEYMPFALSFFLTLNAVMWFFYGLLLKDYYIALPNVVGFVFGIIQMILYVIVKNIGNKSRIPVKDELGAAKAAAPPQLHELSEQIIDAVKLGTMVCTELNPVPVTVLQPNMDVVDAVVEAVIDNIQKKKDQDIITN